The DNA region GTTGTCCCGCTTCGACGGAAGCTTTGACGTCCACTCGACCTGCTGGGAACTCCCGAAGGTAGAAAAGCTCTCCACTTCCTCTTTGAAGCTTACCTGCTCAAACTTGTGATCAGACCATCGGTTCTCCCCAGAACTACTCCGTCATCTCAAGAAACTGAAAACAATTGTTCCCAGTTGTAAgatcctcctctctctctctctccctctcccagtcATTGAACAAACCACCGGCGTATAATATTCAAGACTAATTGCAATCTGCTGACACCTTTCTAACTCTCAAAGACGACCCCCACAACACCAATCACAATGCTTCGCACATCATTCACCAAGGTCGCCCGCCCTGCGCTCTTCTCCCGCTCGTTCGCGATCACCTCGCGCGCCATGGCTGCTGGTGACACCGGCGCTCCCCCCAAGACCGGCGGCCAGGGGTACGTTCATCTTCCTTCTACCTCAATAACATAATGACGCACCCGGCCCCTCCAACAATCACGAAGGAATACAGACACGAGGATATGCCGGAGCTTGCggggggaagagaggagCTCTACGGATGAGGATTTAGAGCAAAGCAGGGTCAtgacatcaacctccctaGCTCCCTGGCCCGAGCCGAAGCTCCCTTCCCCTCTGCAGCCAGGTGTATCCCGGTGGCAACTCCGGCTCAGGCATACCCCTCCTATTTGTCTCCAAACTACCACGCATATCAATCACAAAAACCAGGGAAGAGTCCATAATCAGCTAACATGGTAAACAAAACAGTGATGCCTTCCAGCGCCGCGAGAAGGCCCAGGAGGACTTTGCCATCCGCCAGcgcgagaaggagaagctcatcgCCCTCAGACAAAAGCTCAGGGAGCAGCAGGACCACCTCCAGAAGCTCTCTGACCACATGTCAGTAGTCAGGCTCCATTATACCCTTGAACTCCCGGTACTGATGTATTCGAAAACAGCGACGAGATCACCAAGGAGCAGGGTGGCGAGCACAACTAAATATTTATCTACAAGATTAATAACCACGCGCTCTTCTCGGTTTGGCTGTCAACTCCAATTTGACCAGCCACATCATCACTCAATGAAATCATGGCACCAACCATGAACAACAGccaggaaagaaagaggagagagaataGGAGGATAATGAGTTGACATGAATTGTGAACTCAGTTGTACGAGTACATAGCCTTTTTTCTGCTCTTGACTTTGTCTACCTGCTTGATTTTGCGATCAGCACAGCCTTGTCTTGCACGCAAATTCGAAAAATAGCAGACTTGAACAAATCTACAAATCACTTATCTCTGCCAAAGGCCCAGTGATACCCTCAATCTTGTTAGCTACCAAAGCTACCAGTATCAGAAAAAACTAACAAAACTTTCCATTTAACAAAAAACTCCCTCACACaaaaccctcaacacccatcCACTCCAAATGATACCCATCatttgtgttgttgttgttgttgtttgttaACCGCTAATACTCCGGGGCAACTtttccaccccccttcctgtTGAGGACTGATTACATAtttccatcacctccccgccattccttcaaccccatcatGATGTTTTACTTGAAACCGCCCCCCCGATAGGACCGATAAAAGCTCTCGGCAGCATTGCTCTCTGTCTCCTTGACACTCCCACCGCCCATATTCCCCGTCGTCTTCTGCGCGGCCTGGACCTTGGCCTGGAGAGCCTTGGCGTTGGTGTCGATCCACTGCAGCTGCGTCAAGTGGCTGTTCAAGACGCGGACAATCTGAGAGAGCTACACAATTCAAAAGACATCAGTAAACCATCAGCAGACAAGGGGTTATACACAGAACAAAACATACCGGATCATCactcatccctcccctccccaaactcccactCATGTCATTAatctccttgatcatctTTGTCAAATCCTTGCCCATATCGTCCAGCCGATCCGTCAGCTTCTCCGCCAGTTTGTACgttctctccctctcctgaTCCGGCCCCGTGATCTGCTCCTCCCGCGCCAAATTCACCCCCTGCTTGGCATACAGCTCGTCCAGCTCCTGCTCATACCTGTCCAGCCAagcccccagctcctcctgctgGCTCTCCACCCCCTGGAGCTGACGCTCAATCTCGTTGCTGGCGCGTTCCGCTTCGTGGGTGGAGTTGAACAGGCGCTGGATCTTCTCGCCGTTTTCGACGAGCATGCGATCCCACTCCGAGACCTTGTTGGCTTGCTCTTTGAATTCCTTTTGGTATTTGGACAGGTCTGTCGCCCAGCGGGTGATGATCTCGTCCAtggtcttgttcttgagACGGGGGAGCTGGGAGGCGGGGCCGAGGGTGGAGGCTGTGAGGTTGGCGGCTGTctgggctgggttggagggtgtgaggccggaggtggtggtcgtggttgTAGCCGCGGGCTTGGGTCCAAAGAGACCTCCAGCTGCGGGAGCAGAGGAAGTAGCAGCAGCTGTGGTGGCAGCAGGCGCTGTGGTGCCCGCCGCGGGAGCTCCGAAGAGACCCCCGGTTGCCGGGGCCGTGGTAGCGGCTGGTGTGGCGGAGGTAGTAGCCGCCGAGGTGGTCGCCGGGGTTCCCGTTCCGAACAGAGTGCCGGCTGGCTTGGAAGCACCCGCTGGGGCCGTAGTAGTAGCAGCTCCAGCACCAAAGAGACCCCCGGCCGCTGGGGCCGtagtggcagcagcagttgtCGCGGCGGGAGCAGTAGTTGCAGCAGGGTTTGAGAAAAGACCACCAGTTGCCGGTGTCGAAGCAGcaggggcggtggtggcaggagCTGCAGTGGTAGCCGGCTTGGGTGCAAAGAGATTGCTGGCCGCCGGGGCGGTTGTTGCACCAAATAGGCCCCCGGCGGCCGGGGCAGTAACAGCAGGCTTTGTCGTGGTATTAGCCGTCGAGAACAAACTACCGGCTGCTGGCTTCGCGGCATCCGCTGGAGGAGCGCCGGCCGGGGTAGTTGAGCCCAAtccaccggcggcggcaccgccGAACAATGGCTTAGCGGGAGTTGATGTAGCACCAGCACCTGTGGCCCCCGCAAACAGACTTCCTCCACTGCCGCCGGCACCTGCAAA from Podospora pseudoanserina strain CBS 124.78 chromosome 1, whole genome shotgun sequence includes:
- the INH1 gene encoding ATPase inhibitor (EggNog:ENOG503P6X6; COG:S); the encoded protein is MLRTSFTKVARPALFSRSFAITSRAMAAGDTGAPPKTGGQGDAFQRREKAQEDFAIRQREKEKLIALRQKLREQQDHLQKLSDHMSVVRLHYTLELPVLMYSKTATRSPRSRVASTTKYLSTRLITTRSSRFGCQLQFDQPHHHSMKSWHQP
- the NSP1 gene encoding FG-nucleoporin nsp1 (EggNog:ENOG503NWME; COG:Y), which codes for MHTLSLVLCATLGGCLAPWARATGEADGAFFLARFDSCQKVQSIATLCSALRFCIEKSTIEATLLQQHLNPLSCDQSCGTSQNSINKANCINKSRHRDQRVLSLRSPLAASPSNWGCVGLLGALIASLLSRQLQDPVLFPDLPSSIGSITTVNMSFTFGTPSSNAGSGAANTSAAPAGGSIFGAASGATGTTGTPSFSFGNPSSAAVGSTTPAGGSLFGNTTAAGAAKPAGSLFGTAGASTAAPATGGGLFGGGAGASAGGSLFAKPAGTTGTTGTTGAMFGGASTAAPAATTAAPSSLFNSATAAAPAKPLFGGAAPAASGTTTGTPTTAAGGLFGGASTTPTTAAAAKPAGSSLFAGAGGSGGSLFAGATGAGATSTPAKPLFGGAAAGGLGSTTPAGAPPADAAKPAAGSLFSTANTTTKPAVTAPAAGGLFGATTAPAASNLFAPKPATTAAPATTAPAASTPATGGLFSNPAATTAPAATTAAATTAPAAGGLFGAGAATTTAPAGASKPAGTLFGTGTPATTSAATTSATPAATTAPATGGLFGAPAAGTTAPAATTAAATSSAPAAGGLFGPKPAATTTTTTSGLTPSNPAQTAANLTASTLGPASQLPRLKNKTMDEIITRWATDLSKYQKEFKEQANKVSEWDRMLVENGEKIQRLFNSTHEAERASNEIERQLQGVESQQEELGAWLDRYEQELDELYAKQGVNLAREEQITGPDQERERTYKLAEKLTDRLDDMGKDLTKMIKEINDMSGSLGRGGMSDDPLSQIVRVLNSHLTQLQWIDTNAKALQAKVQAAQKTTGNMGGGSVKETESNAAESFYRSYRGGGFK